One genomic window of Grus americana isolate bGruAme1 chromosome 29, bGruAme1.mat, whole genome shotgun sequence includes the following:
- the LOC129197494 gene encoding ETS domain-containing transcription factor ERF-like — protein MQRGCPSQGLPVLPGSCWVPGLVFPDWAYKAESSPGSRQIQLWHFILELLQKEEFRHVIAWQQGEYGEFVIKDPDEVARLWGRRKCKPQMNYDKLSRALRYYYNKRILHKTKGKRFTYKFNFSKLIFLSCPAWDARCPSSLPGTGCLCRPPAVPPGMPSQLVPSVLLSRRAMAEPLAWHRGPRHPDMLEERAAAAGTRKFTHVPAPSALLPAQAGAASGTGRARCLQAGQRGGGEQPGRWWVQGTVGLGALGAGSRALPAAPAQAGRQAGPPRCQSHSSTQWLWLGERTGHPPVGCRGQGRGDRPEHPGVLPAPHGVTPARPCCTVPPATLTALPVSRCPQALAPRPPSVWGARAAVWGSRSSFPAWPPSPRRCRPWAPWHPAGPPSPATAFPGLPLVAGGPVPEPPSSQPREEGKEEEEEEEEEGRRDATAAQSCPGVKLELKGRGAGKSGVLPASSFAPLQPPSWSLQPP, from the exons ATGCAGCGTGGCTGCCCGTCGCAGGGGCTGCCCGTCCTGCCCGGCTCCTGCTGGGTGCCAG ggctggtcTTCCCCGACTGGGCGTACAAAGCCGAGTCCAGCCCCGGCTCCCGGCAGATCCAGTTATGGCATTtcatcctggagctgctgcagaaggaggagtTCCGCCATGTCATCGCCTGGCAGCAGGGCGAGTACGGGGAGTTCGTCATCAAGGACCCTGACGAAGTGGCCCGGCTGTGGGGTCGGAGGAAATGCAAACCCCAGATGAACTACGACAAGCTGAGCCGGGCTCTCAG gtacTACTACAACAAGCGCATCCTGCACAAAACCAAGGGCAAACGCTTCACCTACAAGTTCAACTTCAGCAAACTCATCTTCCTCAGCTGCCCCGCGTGGGATGCCCGCTGCCCGTCCTCGCTGCCGGGCACCGGCTGCCTGTGCCGTCCCCCCGCCGTGCCCCCTGGCATGCCGAGCCAG TTAGTGCCGAGCGTGCTGCTGAGCCGGCGGGCGATGGCGGAGCCGCTGGCCTGGCACCGGGGTCCCCGGCACCCTGACATGCTGGAGGAGAGGGCGGCCGCCGCCGGGACCCGTAAGTTCACACACGTGCCAGCACCCAGCGCGCTGCTGCCCGCACAGGCAGGGGCTGCGTCGGGGACAGGCAGggctcgctgcctgcaggcagggcagcgggGTGGTGGAGAGCAGCCAGGGCGTTGGTGGGTGCAGGGTACGGTGGGGCTCGGGGCCCttggtgcaggcagcagggccctgcctgcagccccagcgcaggcaggcaggcaggcagggcctCCGCGTTGCCAgtcccacagcagcacccagtGGCTGTGGCTGGGAGAGAGGACGGGGCACCCACCCGTGGGGTGCCGAGGCCAGGGGAGAGGGGACCGGCCGGAGCATCCGGGGGTGCTGCCCGCGCCCCACGGCGTGACCCCAGCTCGGCCCTGCTGTACGGTGCCACCGGCCACGCTCACGGCGCTGCCTGTCTCTCGCTGCCCGCAGGCCTTGGCTCCGCGTCCCCCCAGTGTCTGGGGGGCTCGTGCTGCCGTCTGGGGGTCCCGGAGCAGCTTCCCCGCCTGGCCACCTtccccccgccgctgccggccCTGGGCCCCCTGGCACCCGGCTGGGCCACCTTCCCCGGCCAC AGCCTTCCCCGGGCTCCCGCTCGTGGCCGGGGGGCCGGTGCCAGAGCCCCCATCATCCCAGCCGAGGGAGGaaggcaaggaggaggaagaggaggaggaggaggaaggccgGCGCGATGCCACCGCTGCGCAGAGCTGCCCCGGGGTGAAGCTGGAGCTCAAGGGCAGGGGGGCTGGCAAAAGTGGGGtgctcccagccagcagcttcgcacccctccagccccccagctGGTCCCTCCAGCCGCCctag